In Flavobacterium lacustre, a genomic segment contains:
- a CDS encoding GNAT family N-acetyltransferase, producing MAIEWKIKSFEALSVHELYDLLRLRSEIFVVEQNCVYLDLDGKDKVALHLFGEFEGKIVAHARLFKAGISFENASIGRVTVAADYRDRKWGHDLMREAIAGILIHFGESQITIGAQLYLKKFYESHGFMQTSDMYLEDDIPHIEMKKE from the coding sequence ATGGCAATAGAATGGAAAATCAAGTCCTTTGAGGCACTTTCGGTACATGAACTTTATGATTTACTTCGGTTGAGAAGCGAAATTTTTGTAGTTGAGCAAAACTGTGTTTATTTAGATTTAGACGGAAAAGACAAAGTGGCCTTACATCTTTTTGGCGAGTTTGAAGGTAAAATTGTGGCTCATGCCCGATTATTCAAAGCCGGAATAAGTTTTGAAAATGCTTCTATTGGCAGAGTCACTGTTGCTGCTGATTATCGCGACAGAAAATGGGGTCATGATTTAATGCGGGAAGCAATTGCGGGTATTCTGATTCATTTTGGCGAAAGCCAAATCACTATCGGAGCTCAATTATACCTGAAAAAATTCTATGAAAGCCACGGATTTATGCAAACCAGCGACATGTATCTTGAAGACGATATTCCGCATATTGAAATGAAAAAGGAATAA
- a CDS encoding acyl-ACP desaturase has translation MSIKNIRLEVMQFLEKNVDSFVDQYLIPVEKIWQPSDFLPNSESDTFFEEVKELREIAKDLPYDFWVAMVGDTITEEALPTYESWLMEVEGIDNLERNGWSKWIRQWTGEENRHGDLLNKYLYLSGRVNMREVEITTQHLINDGFDIGTGRDPYKNFVYTSFQELATYVSHNRVSQLAKNYGDKKLSKMCKMIAGDEMRHHHAYSEFVNRIFQVDPSEMMLAFQYMMKQKIVMPAHFLRESGQKIGTAFENFSDSAQRIGVYTANDYVDIMQKLIEKWEIDKISGLTDEAEKARDYLMKLPGRMAKISERLVIPQESYIFKWVEPARL, from the coding sequence ATGTCTATAAAAAACATTCGATTAGAAGTAATGCAGTTTTTGGAAAAAAACGTTGACAGTTTTGTCGATCAGTATCTAATCCCAGTAGAAAAAATATGGCAGCCCTCCGATTTTTTACCCAATTCAGAAAGTGATACTTTTTTTGAAGAAGTAAAAGAATTGAGAGAAATTGCCAAAGATTTACCTTATGATTTTTGGGTTGCCATGGTTGGCGATACCATTACTGAGGAAGCTTTGCCAACATACGAATCTTGGTTGATGGAAGTAGAAGGAATAGACAATCTGGAACGAAATGGCTGGTCTAAATGGATTCGCCAATGGACAGGTGAAGAAAATCGCCACGGTGATTTACTGAACAAATACTTATATCTTTCCGGTCGTGTCAACATGCGCGAGGTAGAAATAACAACACAACATCTTATCAATGATGGTTTTGATATTGGGACAGGAAGAGATCCGTATAAAAACTTTGTGTACACCAGTTTTCAGGAATTAGCGACGTATGTTTCTCACAACAGAGTTTCGCAACTAGCCAAAAACTATGGTGATAAAAAATTATCTAAAATGTGTAAAATGATTGCTGGCGACGAAATGCGTCATCATCATGCTTACAGCGAATTTGTGAATAGAATTTTTCAGGTAGATCCAAGCGAAATGATGCTTGCTTTTCAATATATGATGAAGCAAAAAATTGTTATGCCGGCTCATTTCTTGAGAGAATCAGGACAAAAAATAGGGACTGCTTTCGAAAATTTTTCAGATTCAGCACAACGAATTGGGGTTTATACCGCAAATGATTATGTTGACATCATGCAAAAACTAATCGAAAAATGGGAAATTGACAAAATATCCGGTCTGACTGATGAAGCCGAAAAAGCCCGTGATTATTTGATGAAATTACCTGGCAGAATGGCTAAAATTTCTGAACGATTAGTAATTCCTCAAGAATCTTATATTTTCAAATGGGTAGAACCCGCTAGATTGTAA
- a CDS encoding OmpA family protein, translating to MGKYFKIGFLLWFGCLFAQEKTIETVYFEFDKYVLPEKQEQIVEDFIKTIDTTKIESIQIYGYCDDRGDNDYNYKLSKNRVETVQKILTNNGFNKNKIVIIEGKGRVVIRKDTVENLNETRSKNRRVDLILVKKNSFGKGIYNSFQKKHTVGDRIFLENILFVMGSSKLTTKSKEELDKIAVQLQKDKTLEFEIRGHVCCTPSYYNDAIDKETKERKLSLNRAKTVYRYLLSKNINSLRMTYKGCGNQFPLGKGDALDRRVEFLISKI from the coding sequence ATGGGGAAATATTTCAAAATAGGATTTTTGTTGTGGTTTGGATGCCTTTTCGCCCAGGAAAAGACTATTGAAACTGTATATTTTGAATTTGATAAATATGTTTTGCCCGAAAAACAGGAACAGATTGTTGAAGATTTTATAAAAACAATTGACACCACAAAAATAGAATCCATTCAAATTTATGGCTATTGTGACGACAGAGGCGATAATGATTATAATTACAAATTATCTAAAAACAGAGTTGAAACGGTTCAAAAAATACTAACCAACAACGGATTCAATAAAAACAAAATCGTAATCATTGAAGGTAAAGGCCGAGTGGTTATTAGAAAAGATACTGTAGAAAACCTAAATGAAACCCGCTCAAAAAACCGACGTGTCGACTTGATTCTGGTGAAGAAAAACAGTTTTGGAAAAGGAATTTACAATTCGTTTCAAAAAAAGCATACAGTAGGCGATCGCATTTTTTTAGAAAACATTCTTTTTGTGATGGGAAGCAGTAAACTTACCACAAAATCCAAAGAGGAATTAGATAAAATTGCCGTTCAACTTCAAAAAGATAAAACCTTGGAATTCGAAATTAGAGGCCATGTATGTTGTACGCCAAGTTATTATAATGACGCCATTGACAAAGAAACTAAGGAACGAAAACTTTCTCTAAATAGGGCCAAAACGGTTTACAGATATCTCTTGTCGAAGAATATCAACAGCCTGCGAATGACATATAAAGGTTGCGGAAATCAATTCCCTTTAGGAAAAGGGGATGCCTTGGACCGCAGAGTCGAATTCCTGATTTCTAAGATATAA
- a CDS encoding HD domain-containing protein, giving the protein MSTSDLISKTILFVKQNLENAEGGHDWFHIQRVYKNALLIAQEETCDIRIVQLGALLHDIADSKFHGGDETIGPKIAREFLESENVNQETISHVINIIENISFKGGNFDKKFSSIELDIVQDADRLDAIGAIGIARTFNYGGFKNRPLYNPAIPPNSKMTKEEYKNNEAPTINHFYEKLLLLKDKMNTETGKQIAHQRHHYMEGFLAQFYAEWEGNK; this is encoded by the coding sequence ATGAGTACATCTGATTTGATAAGTAAGACAATTCTTTTTGTTAAACAAAATTTAGAAAATGCCGAAGGCGGACACGACTGGTTTCACATACAACGCGTGTATAAAAATGCGTTATTGATTGCCCAAGAAGAAACTTGTGACATAAGAATTGTTCAGTTGGGTGCTTTACTTCACGATATTGCCGATAGTAAATTTCACGGTGGTGACGAAACGATTGGTCCAAAAATAGCACGCGAATTCTTAGAATCCGAAAATGTAAATCAAGAAACAATCAGTCATGTAATCAATATTATCGAAAATATTTCTTTCAAAGGCGGAAATTTCGACAAAAAATTCTCTTCCATTGAATTGGATATTGTTCAGGATGCAGATCGTTTAGATGCCATTGGCGCCATCGGAATTGCACGTACATTTAATTATGGCGGCTTCAAAAACAGACCTCTATACAACCCTGCAATTCCTCCGAATTCAAAAATGACTAAGGAAGAATACAAAAATAATGAAGCCCCGACTATCAATCATTTCTACGAAAAATTGTTACTCCTAAAAGACAAAATGAATACCGAAACCGGGAAACAAATTGCCCATCAAAGACACCATTATATGGAAGGTTTTTTAGCGCAATTTTACGCAGAATGGGAAGGAAATAAGTAA
- a CDS encoding bifunctional GNAT family N-acetyltransferase/carbon-nitrogen hydrolase family protein — protein MQAKINKVELRNLEIEDYKQLKNSMVESYPEMVGSYWREHHIEKLLNIFPEGQLVILVDDKVVGSALSLIIDESLVDKNHNYSDVTGNYSFSTHNPKGDVLYGIDVFIHPNYRGLRLGRRLYDARKELCEQLNLKAIVFAGRIPNYGQHAKKLTPKNYIEKVKRKELHDPVLSFQLSNDFHVIRVMKNYLEGDSDSKEFAVLLEWNNIYYDESPKLINLEKSVIRLGLIQWQMRQLNNLEALFEQCEFFIDVVSGYGSDFALFPELFTAPLMADYNHLSEAEAIRELAKHSEPIRKRFQEFAISYNINIITGSMPYLENGTLYNVGFLCKRDGTSEMYAKIHVTPNEVQHWGMKGGSQIKTFDTDCGKIGIMICYDVEFPELSRLMADEGMNILFVPFLTDTQNAYTRVKHCAQARAIENECYVAIAGCVGNLPKVNNMDIQYAQSAVFTPSDFAFPSNGIKAEATTNTEMTLIVDVDLNLLKELHEHGSVRILKDRRTDLYEIKKISP, from the coding sequence ATGCAAGCCAAAATAAATAAAGTTGAATTACGAAATTTAGAAATTGAAGACTACAAACAACTAAAAAATTCAATGGTAGAGTCCTATCCTGAGATGGTTGGGTCCTACTGGAGAGAACATCATATCGAAAAATTACTAAATATTTTTCCAGAAGGTCAATTGGTAATTTTAGTTGATGACAAAGTTGTAGGCTCTGCATTATCGTTGATTATTGATGAAAGTCTGGTAGATAAAAACCACAATTACTCAGATGTAACTGGGAATTATTCGTTTTCAACTCACAACCCAAAAGGGGATGTTTTATATGGAATTGACGTTTTTATTCATCCCAATTACAGAGGACTTCGATTGGGACGACGCTTGTACGATGCCCGAAAAGAGCTGTGTGAACAACTCAATTTAAAAGCAATTGTTTTTGCCGGAAGAATCCCGAATTATGGTCAGCACGCCAAAAAATTAACACCAAAAAACTACATAGAAAAAGTTAAAAGAAAAGAATTACACGATCCGGTACTTTCGTTTCAACTGAGCAATGATTTTCACGTTATCCGAGTAATGAAAAACTATTTGGAGGGCGACTCTGATTCGAAAGAATTTGCTGTTTTGCTGGAATGGAACAACATTTATTATGATGAAAGTCCAAAATTAATCAATCTCGAAAAAAGTGTTATCCGACTCGGATTGATTCAGTGGCAAATGCGCCAATTAAACAATTTAGAAGCCTTATTCGAACAATGCGAATTTTTTATAGATGTCGTTTCGGGTTACGGCAGTGATTTTGCCTTATTTCCGGAACTGTTTACAGCCCCGTTAATGGCAGATTACAACCATTTATCAGAAGCCGAAGCCATCCGCGAATTAGCCAAACATTCGGAACCCATTCGCAAACGCTTTCAGGAATTTGCCATTTCTTACAACATCAATATCATTACAGGCAGCATGCCCTATTTAGAAAATGGCACTTTATATAATGTGGGTTTTCTTTGCAAAAGAGACGGAACCTCTGAAATGTATGCTAAAATTCATGTCACACCAAACGAAGTACAGCACTGGGGTATGAAAGGCGGATCCCAAATCAAAACCTTTGATACCGATTGCGGAAAAATAGGCATCATGATTTGTTATGATGTAGAGTTTCCGGAACTGTCTAGATTAATGGCCGATGAAGGAATGAATATTTTATTTGTCCCGTTCTTGACCGATACTCAAAATGCTTACACCAGAGTCAAACATTGCGCACAAGCCAGAGCCATTGAAAACGAATGCTATGTCGCCATAGCGGGTTGTGTAGGTAATCTTCCAAAAGTAAACAACATGGACATTCAATATGCCCAATCTGCTGTATTTACACCCTCAGATTTTGCTTTTCCTAGCAATGGTATAAAAGCCGAAGCTACTACAAATACAGAAATGACGTTAATCGTAGACGTTGATTTAAATTTATTAAAAGAACTGCATGAACATGGAAGTGTTCGAATTCTAAAAGATCGTAGAACTGATTTATATGAAATTAAAAAAATAAGTCCATGA
- the rnpA gene encoding ribonuclease P protein component, whose protein sequence is MNFTYPKNEKLKSKITIGLLFSEGKSVSKYPLRLVYYSGALGDEQKIKIGVSVSKKYFKKAVDRNYFKRVLRETYRLNKHLLVDNLDKPYAFMLFYQSKDRLSYEEINTKTIQLFEKFVAQTQTIVETK, encoded by the coding sequence ATGAATTTTACCTATCCAAAAAACGAGAAGCTAAAAAGTAAAATAACCATCGGATTATTATTTTCTGAGGGGAAATCCGTGTCTAAATATCCATTGCGTTTGGTGTATTATTCAGGAGCTTTGGGCGATGAGCAAAAGATTAAAATAGGAGTTTCAGTTTCAAAAAAATATTTTAAAAAAGCGGTTGACCGAAATTATTTCAAAAGAGTATTGCGCGAAACCTATCGCCTGAACAAACATTTATTGGTAGATAATTTAGACAAACCGTATGCTTTTATGCTTTTTTACCAAAGTAAAGACCGATTGTCCTACGAAGAAATCAATACAAAAACGATTCAATTGTTTGAAAAATTTGTAGCCCAAACCCAAACGATTGTCGAGACAAAATAA
- a CDS encoding lysophospholipid acyltransferase family protein — translation MQKLISYPISVIYYLCFGLTLVIFHPIQWICLNVFGYQAHKKSVDYLNLFLVLCTRLLGTRYKFENVENIPKNVPLIFVSNHQSMYDIIAMIWFLRRFHCKFVSKKELGSGIPSVSYNLRHGGSVLIDRKDPKQAIPAIKGLSEYIEKYKRTAVIFPEGTRSKTGKPKEFAQSGLKILCKYAPSAYVVPISINNSWKMVKFGFFPLGLGNRLTFTVHKPLAVSEFDFAELMAKTESEVVKGIKF, via the coding sequence ATGCAAAAACTAATATCGTATCCCATATCTGTAATTTATTATTTGTGTTTCGGTCTTACATTGGTTATTTTTCATCCAATTCAGTGGATTTGTTTGAACGTTTTTGGCTACCAAGCCCACAAAAAAAGCGTTGATTATCTGAACCTGTTTTTAGTACTGTGTACGAGACTTTTAGGAACAAGATACAAATTTGAAAATGTAGAAAACATTCCAAAAAATGTTCCTCTAATATTTGTATCTAATCATCAAAGTATGTATGATATCATTGCGATGATTTGGTTTTTGAGACGTTTTCATTGCAAATTTGTAAGTAAGAAAGAATTAGGCAGCGGTATTCCAAGTGTTTCGTATAATTTGCGCCACGGAGGTTCCGTTCTTATTGACAGAAAAGATCCCAAACAAGCCATTCCGGCAATAAAAGGATTGTCAGAATATATCGAGAAATACAAGCGAACTGCTGTTATTTTTCCGGAAGGAACACGAAGTAAGACCGGTAAACCAAAAGAGTTTGCCCAAAGTGGATTGAAAATATTATGCAAATACGCCCCTTCGGCTTATGTCGTGCCAATTAGCATTAATAATTCTTGGAAAATGGTAAAATTTGGTTTTTTTCCGCTTGGTTTAGGAAATCGCCTTACCTTTACAGTCCATAAACCATTAGCAGTAAGCGAATTTGATTTTGCTGAATTAATGGCTAAAACAGAAAGTGAAGTAGTAAAAGGAATAAAATTTTAA
- a CDS encoding single-stranded DNA-binding protein, giving the protein MNAMKNRVQLIGHVGNDPEIKNLEGGKKVANLTIATNDSYKNEKGEKVEQTEWHKVVAWGKTAEIIEKYVTKGKEIAIEGKLTHRSYEDKTGEKRYITEVVANDILLLGK; this is encoded by the coding sequence ATGAATGCAATGAAAAACAGAGTTCAGTTAATCGGTCACGTAGGGAATGATCCAGAAATCAAAAATCTTGAGGGAGGAAAAAAAGTAGCTAATTTAACCATCGCCACAAATGACAGTTATAAAAATGAAAAAGGAGAAAAAGTAGAACAAACCGAATGGCATAAAGTAGTTGCTTGGGGAAAAACAGCCGAAATAATAGAAAAATACGTAACCAAAGGAAAGGAAATTGCCATTGAAGGTAAGTTGACGCACAGAAGTTACGAAGACAAAACCGGCGAAAAAAGATACATCACCGAAGTAGTTGCCAATGACATACTTTTATTGGGAAAATAG
- a CDS encoding chloramphenicol acetyltransferase, translating into MKTLLDLENWNRATHFQFFKQMEEPFFGVTIEIDCTKAYQTAKAQNTSFFIYYLHQTLVAVNAIENFRYRISGDAVFVYDSIDGSATISRKDGTFGFSLIKYHPDFNVFEQIARTEIERIQNTIGLFTRTFDETNLIHFSAIPWLNFTSLSHARSYTFPDSCPKISFGKMTLAENGKRTMPMSIHVHHGLMDGLHVGQFADYFQDLMNQ; encoded by the coding sequence ATGAAAACGCTTTTAGATCTTGAAAATTGGAACAGAGCAACACATTTTCAGTTTTTCAAACAAATGGAAGAACCGTTTTTTGGCGTGACCATTGAAATTGATTGTACCAAAGCTTATCAAACCGCAAAAGCACAAAATACTTCTTTTTTTATTTATTATTTACACCAAACATTAGTTGCTGTAAATGCGATTGAAAACTTTCGTTATCGAATTTCAGGTGATGCTGTTTTTGTTTACGACAGTATTGATGGTTCCGCAACAATCAGCCGTAAAGATGGAACTTTTGGATTTTCATTAATAAAATACCACCCGGATTTCAACGTCTTTGAGCAAATCGCCCGAACCGAAATAGAACGGATTCAAAATACAATAGGCCTTTTTACACGAACTTTCGATGAAACTAATTTAATTCATTTCTCTGCAATTCCGTGGTTGAATTTTACTTCACTTTCCCACGCCCGAAGTTATACTTTCCCGGATAGTTGCCCGAAAATTTCTTTTGGAAAAATGACACTTGCCGAAAACGGAAAAAGAACGATGCCTATGTCAATTCACGTACATCATGGTTTGATGGACGGTTTACATGTAGGTCAATTTGCGGATTATTTCCAGGATCTGATGAATCAATAA
- a CDS encoding M20/M25/M40 family metallo-hydrolase, translating to MKKDYSSILSALFILGFLGLIYATMMPKWTSDEDNSLSEFSTERAFTQVKAIAQKPHFVGSQNHEVVAEYIQTELQKLGLTTSIQEGFTLSDWGNLVKSKNILARIKGTDSSKKALLLLSHYDSAPHSYSLGASDDASGVATILESVRAFLYTKKQHKNDIIILFTDAEELGLNGAALFVTQHQWAKNVGLVLNFEARGSSGPSYMLMETNKGNAALVKEFASAKATFPVSNSLMYSIYKMLPNDTDLTVFREQGNIQGYNFAFIDNHFNYHTAQDDINHLDKNTLAHQGTYLMPLLNYFSNVDLSATQASTDYVYFTIPYTFISYPFSWVFPMTIIALVLLGFLIFVGKGKRIISFREIGKGFIPLFGAVIVTGLITFLGWKGLLLIYPQYNDLLNGFTYNGHAYIAGFVLLSIAISFAFYNRFSAKKITMNHFVSALLVWILINSFLANSLQGAGFLIIPVYFGLFAFAAFILTQKSNWILNLVCSLPALLIIAPFIQMFPIGLGLKVLFGSAILSVLTFGLLLPIFGAYAKKGIWSITFFILAAAFFAKAHSESGYEFGKAKSNSLLYVYNADTNVANWVTYDTNLDSWTKNYLGNAPKDAKIMNELPLFSKYNSGFTYAAEAPNKGILKPKIEFLEDRIAGNQRYFRIRISPNRTVNRYDIFANEAMIIHNFKANGAKALDQKGSKYEQKGKKILSYYVVGNEPLEMQFSMDSKTIFDMNLLESSFDLMTNPLFNMAQREPWMMPTPFVLNDAVVIRQKIKPSAVVAGTVLKNPIVNRAIKDSLTITKDSLNVN from the coding sequence ATGAAAAAAGATTATTCATCCATTTTATCCGCGTTGTTTATCTTAGGATTCCTAGGATTGATTTACGCTACTATGATGCCAAAATGGACATCAGATGAAGACAATTCCCTCTCGGAATTCTCTACCGAAAGAGCTTTTACACAAGTCAAAGCAATTGCTCAAAAACCTCATTTTGTGGGTTCACAAAATCATGAAGTCGTAGCCGAATATATTCAAACTGAACTCCAAAAATTAGGATTAACCACTTCTATACAAGAAGGATTTACGTTAAGCGATTGGGGAAATTTAGTAAAATCTAAAAATATTTTAGCTCGAATAAAAGGAACTGACAGTTCAAAAAAAGCCTTACTCTTACTTTCTCATTATGACAGCGCACCTCATTCCTACTCGCTTGGTGCCAGTGATGATGCTTCTGGAGTAGCGACAATTCTGGAAAGTGTTCGTGCCTTTTTGTATACCAAAAAACAACATAAAAACGATATTATCATTCTCTTTACAGATGCCGAAGAATTAGGTCTGAATGGCGCTGCACTTTTTGTAACCCAGCACCAATGGGCCAAAAACGTAGGCTTAGTTTTAAATTTTGAAGCTCGCGGTTCTTCCGGCCCAAGTTATATGTTAATGGAAACCAACAAAGGAAATGCAGCACTTGTAAAAGAGTTTGCTTCCGCAAAAGCGACATTCCCAGTTTCAAATTCACTGATGTACAGCATTTATAAAATGCTCCCAAACGATACCGATTTGACTGTTTTCAGAGAACAAGGCAACATTCAAGGATATAATTTTGCCTTCATAGACAATCATTTTAATTACCACACCGCCCAAGATGACATCAACCATTTAGACAAAAACACACTAGCGCATCAAGGAACATATTTAATGCCGTTACTAAATTATTTTTCGAATGTTGATTTAAGTGCCACACAAGCCTCAACAGATTATGTATACTTTACCATTCCATATACTTTTATAAGTTATCCTTTTAGTTGGGTTTTCCCCATGACGATAATTGCTTTGGTGCTATTAGGATTTTTAATTTTCGTAGGCAAAGGGAAACGCATAATTTCCTTTAGAGAAATCGGAAAAGGCTTTATTCCGCTTTTTGGCGCTGTAATTGTTACCGGTTTAATTACGTTTTTAGGCTGGAAAGGACTCTTACTAATCTACCCTCAGTACAACGATTTATTAAACGGATTTACCTATAACGGACACGCTTATATAGCTGGTTTTGTATTGTTGAGTATTGCCATTAGTTTTGCTTTTTACAATCGTTTTTCGGCCAAAAAAATCACTATGAATCATTTTGTTTCCGCATTATTGGTCTGGATTCTAATTAATTCATTTCTGGCAAATAGTCTGCAAGGTGCAGGATTCTTAATCATTCCTGTTTATTTTGGGTTGTTTGCATTTGCGGCTTTTATTCTTACCCAAAAATCAAATTGGATACTCAACCTCGTTTGTAGTCTTCCGGCTTTACTGATTATTGCTCCGTTTATTCAAATGTTCCCAATAGGTTTAGGATTGAAAGTCCTGTTTGGAAGTGCCATTCTGAGTGTTTTAACTTTCGGATTATTGTTGCCTATTTTTGGGGCTTACGCCAAAAAAGGAATTTGGTCCATCACATTTTTTATCCTTGCCGCAGCTTTTTTTGCGAAAGCACATTCTGAATCCGGTTATGAATTCGGAAAAGCAAAATCCAATAGCTTATTATATGTTTACAATGCCGACACTAATGTTGCGAATTGGGTAACTTATGACACCAATCTTGACTCGTGGACTAAAAACTATTTGGGAAATGCTCCAAAAGATGCCAAAATCATGAATGAATTGCCTTTGTTCAGCAAATACAATTCCGGTTTTACTTATGCAGCTGAAGCTCCAAATAAAGGAATTCTAAAACCAAAAATAGAGTTTTTGGAAGATCGAATTGCTGGAAATCAACGGTATTTTAGAATCCGAATCTCTCCAAACCGAACCGTTAATCGGTATGATATTTTTGCCAATGAAGCAATGATTATTCATAATTTCAAAGCGAACGGCGCAAAAGCATTAGACCAAAAAGGATCTAAATACGAACAAAAAGGCAAGAAAATTTTAAGTTATTATGTCGTTGGAAACGAGCCATTAGAAATGCAATTCAGCATGGATTCTAAAACCATTTTCGACATGAATCTTTTAGAAAGTTCTTTTGACTTGATGACAAATCCTTTATTCAATATGGCTCAAAGAGAACCTTGGATGATGCCAACCCCTTTTGTTTTGAATGATGCGGTGGTTATTAGACAAAAAATAAAACCAAGTGCAGTTGTAGCCGGAACTGTTCTAAAAAATCCCATTGTTAACCGCGCCATAAAAGACAGTCTGACAATCACAAAAGACAGTTTGAACGTAAACTAA
- a CDS encoding S41 family peptidase yields MALFQKKIIIPVVAALFLFIGTSFKDDFFEIAKQVEIFTTLFKELNKNYVDETNPGDLMDKAIKGMLTSLDPYTVYFNEQDVVRFKINNTGEYTGIGALITRTETKLIVKEPYKNFPADKAGLKAGDEIIQIGDIMVSDFKDESSQLFKGGKNTKIDVKYIRQGKTNTTQIILDEVEIKSVPFFAKIDAKTGYIVLSHFSKKASLETKEALEQLKREGAERIILDVRDNPGGLLNEAVAICNLFVPKNEIIVTTKSKIEKHNNTYKTTREPIDTEIPLVILVNGRSASASEIVSGALQDLDRAVVIGSRSFGKGLVQRPVDLTYGTQLKVTISRYYTPSGRCIQALDYAHKDKNGMAIKTEEKNYNAFKTRKGRTVYDGGGIQPDIELDETKLSPIANALVKNDGIFNYATSYYYKNPSLGDKIPVFSDADYADFKQFLKVQKFSFDTETEIALKNTLAAAKKEKIEESITAEYQQLLLALQKSENNLLDKNQKEIKALILDELIKRYQYQEGLYQYYIKNNSEIMKAVSVLNNNTQYKSILKM; encoded by the coding sequence ATGGCCCTGTTTCAAAAAAAAATTATAATTCCTGTTGTCGCTGCTCTATTTCTTTTTATTGGTACCAGTTTCAAAGATGACTTTTTTGAAATCGCCAAACAAGTAGAAATTTTCACCACGTTGTTTAAAGAATTGAATAAGAATTACGTTGACGAGACCAATCCAGGCGACTTGATGGACAAGGCGATAAAAGGAATGTTGACCAGTTTAGATCCGTATACCGTTTATTTTAATGAGCAGGATGTTGTCCGATTTAAAATAAATAATACCGGTGAATATACCGGGATCGGTGCCTTAATTACCCGAACAGAAACGAAACTTATAGTCAAAGAACCGTATAAAAATTTCCCTGCAGATAAGGCCGGATTAAAAGCCGGAGACGAAATTATTCAAATTGGTGATATTATGGTATCGGATTTTAAAGACGAATCTTCCCAATTATTTAAAGGAGGAAAGAACACTAAAATAGATGTGAAATACATCCGTCAAGGGAAAACAAACACTACACAAATTATTCTGGATGAGGTTGAAATAAAATCGGTTCCGTTTTTTGCAAAAATCGACGCTAAAACAGGATATATCGTTTTGTCCCATTTCAGTAAGAAAGCTTCATTAGAAACCAAAGAAGCGCTGGAACAATTAAAACGTGAAGGTGCGGAGCGCATCATTTTAGATGTCAGAGATAATCCTGGCGGACTTTTGAACGAAGCGGTGGCTATTTGTAATTTATTTGTTCCAAAAAACGAAATCATCGTAACCACAAAATCAAAAATCGAAAAACATAATAATACGTATAAAACTACCCGAGAACCTATAGATACCGAGATTCCGTTAGTTATTCTGGTTAACGGAAGAAGCGCTTCGGCCTCCGAAATTGTTTCGGGAGCTTTGCAGGATTTGGATCGTGCCGTAGTCATTGGAAGCCGTAGTTTTGGAAAAGGATTGGTGCAAAGACCGGTAGATTTAACTTATGGAACACAACTAAAAGTGACAATTTCCCGTTATTATACGCCTTCCGGCAGATGTATTCAAGCATTAGATTATGCTCATAAAGACAAAAACGGAATGGCCATAAAAACAGAAGAGAAAAATTATAATGCTTTCAAAACCCGAAAAGGAAGAACTGTTTATGATGGCGGCGGAATTCAACCGGATATAGAACTCGACGAAACAAAACTGAGTCCAATTGCTAATGCTTTGGTAAAAAACGACGGAATTTTTAATTATGCCACAAGTTATTATTATAAAAATCCAAGTTTAGGTGATAAAATTCCCGTTTTTTCGGATGCAGATTATGCGGATTTTAAACAGTTTTTAAAAGTCCAAAAATTCTCTTTTGATACCGAAACAGAAATCGCTTTGAAAAACACTTTGGCTGCAGCCAAAAAAGAAAAAATAGAGGAATCCATAACCGCAGAATACCAACAATTACTTTTGGCGCTTCAAAAAAGCGAGAATAACTTATTGGATAAAAATCAAAAAGAAATTAAAGCTTTGATTCTCGATGAACTCATCAAGCGCTACCAATATCAAGAAGGATTGTACCAATATTACATTAAGAATAATTCTGAAATTATGAAAGCAGTCAGCGTTTTGAACAACAATACGCAGTATAAGTCGATTCTTAAAATGTAA